In Paramicrobacterium humi, the genomic stretch AGCCGCGCGCGAGCTCGGCGTGGACATTCGCGACTGCATCGCCATCGAAGACTCCCGCAATGGGCTCGCCTCCGCGGTCGCCTCGGGAGCCCGCTCTCTCGCGGTGCCGCACGCCGTGTCGATTCCGGAAGCCGCAACCCACACCATCTGGCCGACCCTCGAGGGCCGCGGTGTCGACGACCTGTTCGCCCTTCCCCTCCCTGAAACGGATGCCACCGCATGAGCCTGTCCTCCGAACGCCCGCAGAACAGCGGACCCTTCCGCATCGGCGATCGCGTGCAGCTCACGGGCCCCAAAGGCAAGCGGAACACGATCACGCTTGAGCCGGGGAAGCTCTTCCACACGCACAAGGGCGCGATCGAGCACGACGCGATAATCGGGCAGCCCGACGGCACCGTCGTCGCGAACACCGTCGGCGTGGAGTATCTCGCGCTGCGGCCGCTTCTCGTCGACTTCGCGATGTCGATGCCGCGCGGCGCCGCGATCATCTACCCGAAGGATGCCGCGCAGATCATCGCCCTCGCCGATATCTTCCCCGGGGCGACGGTCGTGGAGGCCGGCGTCGGGTCCGGCGCCCTCTCGCTGTGGCTGCTGCGCGCCATCGGCGACGCCGGCTCGCTCGCGTCGTTCGAGCGTCGCGACGAGTTCGCCGACGTCGCGCGCGGCAATGTCGCGACCTTCCTCGGTCACGATCCCGCGAATTGGACCGTCACGGTCGGCGATCTCGCCGAGGAGCTGCCGCAGGCCGCCGCCGACGGCACCGTCGACCGCGTCGTCCTCGACATGCTCGCCCCGTGGGAATGCCTGGATGCCGTGTCCGCCGCGCTCAAGCCGGGCGGAGTGCTGCTGTGCTATGTGGCGACAGTGACGCAGCTCTCTCGCGTCGCCGAGGCGATCCGCGCCAGCGGCAATTACACGAACCCGTCCTCGAGCGAGACCATCGTGCGCGGCTGGCACGTGGAAGGGCTCGCCGTGCGACCGGAGCACCGCATGATCGGGCACACGGGCTTCCTCCTCACGGCCCGCCGGCTCGCTCCCGGCGCCGTGCTACCCGAGCTCAAGCGCCGCGCGTCGAAGAGCGACTACAGCGACGAGGACGTCGAGGCGTGGACGCCCGGTGCCCTCGGCGAGCGCACCGTCAGCCCCAAGAGCCTCCGCAAGCGCGTGCGCGCGGCCGCCACGGGCGCCGAGACGTCCAAGTCGCGGCGCTTCGATGACACGACCGACGGCGACGCGGCATCCGACCACTAAACTTGATGAGCCCGACGTCTGCGACTTCGAAACGAGGTACCGTGCGCACCGCACCCGCCCTGCTTGTATCGGCAGCACTTGTCACCCTGACGCTGAGCGGATGCAGCAGCGCACCCTCCGATTGCCTGACACCGGGGGATGCGACCGAGCAGGTTTCGGTGAGCGGTGATCTCGGCAGCACACCCACGGTGTCCTTCCCGACTCCGCTGTACGCGCAGAAGACGCAGGCTCAGGCCGACATCGTCGGCGACGGGGAGCGGCTCGAAGGCGGCGAACCGGTCGTCATCGACTGGTCGATCTACGACGGTCGCACCGGAAAGCTCATCGAGGCGAGCCCCTACGATGGCAGCCTCGGTCCCGTCTCGAGCTCGCAGATGCTGCCCGGCATGGCGCGCGCGCTCGAGTGCCAGACCGTCGGCTCCCGTGTCGTCGCCGCCGTCGCCGCGGACGACGCGCTCGGACCTGCCGGCGGGCGCCCCGATCTCGGAGTGAACAAGGACGACACTCTCATCATCGTTCTCGACATCGAACGTGCGTACCTCGCGAAGGCGAACGGCGCCGACGTTCCCGTCGTCGAGCCGGGCTTCCCCTCGGTCGTCACGGCACCTGACGGAACGCCGGGGCTGACGATCCCGAAGTCCGACGCTCCGACGACCGCGAAGTTCACGACGCTCAAACGGGGCGACGGCGCGACGGTGACGAAGTCGTCGACCGTCATCGCGCACATGCTGCAGGCGTCGTGGAACTCCCGCACCGTCTCGCAGTCGACGTGGTCCGACGGCACACCCCGCCAGTTCGCCATGGACTCCGTACCCGACGAGGTCAAGAAGGCTCTCATCGGCTCGACCGTCGGCTCGCAGCTTCTCGTACTCGTGCCGAGCGACAACGGCGATGCGACGATCTACGTCATCGACGTCCTCGGCGTCGACTAAGGGTGTGTCGGATGCCGCAAGGCATCCCGCTCACTAGGATTGGTCACGTGTCCCAGCAGCCCCGCGCCGCCGAGCGCGTTCCCGTCGAGGAGCGCCTCTTCAGCCTCGTGCTCGCTCTCGTGGCCACCGAGTCCGGACTCACGAAGGATGCCATCCTCGCGACCGTGCAGGGTTATCGCCAGCGCTATGTGAACGGCGGCGACAACGCGAGCCTCGAGCGGCAGTTCGAGCGTGACAAGGACGACATCAGGGAGCTCGGCATTCCGCTCGAGTCCCTCACCCCGCCGGGAGACGAAGGCAACTCGCAGCACATCCGCTACCGGATTCCGAAGGGGGAGTACGATCTCCCCGCCGACGTCACGTTCACGGCGGAGGAGATCACTCTTCTCGGTCTCGCGGCAACCGTGTGGCGCGAGGGCACGCTCTCGAGCGAATCCCAGCGGGCGCTCATGAAGCTGCGCTCGCTCGGCGTCGACGCCGTCGACCCGGTGATCGGCTACGCGCCCCGGCTGCGCACGAGGGAGGCGGCGTTCGAGCCGCTGCGCACGGCGATGGAGCGTCACACGGTTGTGACGTTCCCGTACCTGAAGCCCGGCGACTCGGCGGCGCGCGTGCGCACCGTCGCCCCGCTCGCGATCGTTCAGCACAGCGGACGCTGGCACCTCTACGCGATCGACG encodes the following:
- a CDS encoding tRNA (adenine-N1)-methyltransferase, which produces MSLSSERPQNSGPFRIGDRVQLTGPKGKRNTITLEPGKLFHTHKGAIEHDAIIGQPDGTVVANTVGVEYLALRPLLVDFAMSMPRGAAIIYPKDAAQIIALADIFPGATVVEAGVGSGALSLWLLRAIGDAGSLASFERRDEFADVARGNVATFLGHDPANWTVTVGDLAEELPQAAADGTVDRVVLDMLAPWECLDAVSAALKPGGVLLCYVATVTQLSRVAEAIRASGNYTNPSSSETIVRGWHVEGLAVRPEHRMIGHTGFLLTARRLAPGAVLPELKRRASKSDYSDEDVEAWTPGALGERTVSPKSLRKRVRAAATGAETSKSRRFDDTTDGDAASDH
- a CDS encoding helix-turn-helix transcriptional regulator, translating into MSQQPRAAERVPVEERLFSLVLALVATESGLTKDAILATVQGYRQRYVNGGDNASLERQFERDKDDIRELGIPLESLTPPGDEGNSQHIRYRIPKGEYDLPADVTFTAEEITLLGLAATVWREGTLSSESQRALMKLRSLGVDAVDPVIGYAPRLRTREAAFEPLRTAMERHTVVTFPYLKPGDSAARVRTVAPLAIVQHSGRWHLYAIDVDIDERRTFLLSRMVQAPRVTGRTFEPPEAEGSFSDKALRNLDELWERSTATVRVTPDSHAAATLTRQHGAEELEAGLLRLHFTDINILADELASFGPEAEALTPPSLRAAVVQRLTRARTAHGPTDQHTGESS